In Nicotiana tabacum cultivar K326 chromosome 21, ASM71507v2, whole genome shotgun sequence, one DNA window encodes the following:
- the LOC107818591 gene encoding heme oxygenase 1, chloroplastic-like (The RefSeq protein has 4 substitutions compared to this genomic sequence) produces MASITPLSQSQPLYEKTQFTLLKKPQNQFCSIPFSRFTQSSKLSLKKSRMVVVSATTAAEKSNKRYPGEAKGFVEEMRFVAMKLHTRDQSKEGEKEPEGQPMAKWEPSVEGYLRFLVDSKLVYDTLEKIMEKAPFPEYAEFRNTGLERSESLAKDLEWFRQQGYAIPEPSTPGLNYARYLEDLSEKDPQAFICHFYNTYFAHSAGGRMIGRKVAEKILNKKELEFYKWDGDLSQLLQNVREKLNKVAENWTREEKNHCLEETEKSFKFSGEILRLILS; encoded by the exons ATGGCTTCAATAACACCCTTATCTCAATCGCAACCCCTTTATGAAAAACCCCAATTTACACTACTGAAAACACCTCAAAACCAGTTTTTTGCAATACCCTTTTCAAGATTCACTCAAAGTTCAAAACTTTCATTGAAAAAATCAAGAATGGTTGTAGTTTCAGCTACAACTGCTGCTGAGAAATCCAATAAAAGGTATCCTGGTGAAGCTAAGGGGTTTGTTGAGGAGATGAGATTTGTGGCTATGAAATTGCATACTAGGGATCAGTCTAAGGAAGGCGAAAAAGAACCTGAAGGTCAGCCTATGGCTAAATGGGAACCTAGTGTTGAAGGGTACTTGAGGTTTTTGGTGGATAGTAAATTGGTTTATGATACTTTGGAAAAGATTATGGAAAAGGCTCCTTTTCCTGAGT ATGCTGAGTTCAGGAACACGGGATTAGAAAGGTCAGAGAGCTTAGCAAAGGATTTGGAATGGTTTAGGCAGCAAGGTTATGCCATCCCAGAACCATCAACTCCTGGTCTCAACTACGCTCGTTACTTAGAGGATCTTTCAGAAAAGGATCCTCAAGCATTTATTTGCCACTTTTACAACACATACTTTGCGCATTCAGCTGGAGGTCGCATGATAGGGAGAAAG GTGGCTGAAAAGATACTCAATAAGAAAGAGCTGGAATTCTACAAATGGGACGGTGACCTTTCTCAGCTGCTGCAGAATGTTAGAGAGAAGCTGAATAAAGTTGCAGAA AACTGGACTAGAGAGGAGAAGAATCATTGTTTGGAAGAGACGGAGAAGTCATTCAAGTTCTCAGGGGAAATCCTCCGATTAATATTGTCTTGA